The following coding sequences are from one Lolium rigidum isolate FL_2022 chromosome 6, APGP_CSIRO_Lrig_0.1, whole genome shotgun sequence window:
- the LOC124659251 gene encoding uncharacterized protein LOC124659251: protein MEIAEMAKKVAALEAELAAKSSRIADLEARVSFLEAGNARLRKVLFSDRLEEWIDVDLSKGESVEEGGVPAVPAPVKFAVRVATGQTDDKVEIVEAEGGGAGDHGSIPCDVHVGLEDDDVSITPGGKNRNAGARVISDSEDDDKDESHGGHGNQEVGVARSRKRALRGVSDSESEEEEDCELLYEMEGCSTPPKTGRSARFVKSQAKRSRPARRVLELVEPKDHAQSEDGSDEDDSMDEFIVDDSDCSENSSDCAGESSAEIELSDNEENYGEIMDRIRGKKNAKNKDWETEAEMLSAFDEHRELTLKAVCALYRQQTEEEQAEKATIVHNKRGFSQIDAPRGSRVAQFLLDGDAFGPLKKTAQDLKKYDRYGLQFCHKMAFRYSKQLFAIYQSKEDPYFP from the exons ATGGAAATCGCAGAGATGGCGAAGAAGGTCGCCGCGCTCGAGGCGGAGCTCGCCGCCAAGTCCTCCCGCATCGCCGACCTGGAGGCTAGGGTCTCCTTCCTCGAGGCCGGGAACGCGCGCTTGAGGAAGGTCCTGTTCAGTGACCGCCTGGAAGAGTGGATTGATGTTGATCTCAGCAAGGGGGAGAGCGTGGAAGAGGGCGGCGTTCCTGCGGTCCCAGCTCCTGTGAAATTTGCCGTGCGGGTGGCGACTGGCCAGACTGATGACAAAGTCGAGATTGTGGAAGCAGAGGGAGGTGGTGCAGGCGACCATGGGAGTATTCCCTGTGATGTCCATGTGGGTCTGGAGGATGATGATGTGTCAATCACGCCCGGAGGTAAAAATCGTAATGCAGGAGCACGGGTGATCAGTGACAGTGAGGATGACGATAAAGATGAGAGTCATGGAGGTCAtggaaatcaggaggtgggcgtcGCAAGAAGTAGGAAGCGTGCATTGCGTGGAGTCAGTGACAGtgagagtgaggaggaggaggattgtgAACTACTCTATGAGATGGAAGGGTGTTCTACTCCACCAAAAACAGGGCGCTCGGCTCGCTTTGTTAAGAGCCAAGCAAAGAGAAGCCGACCCGCACGTCGAGTGCTTGAGCTTGTTGAACCCAAGGATCATGCACAGAGCGAGGATGGTTCAGATGAAGATGACAGTATGGATGAATTTATAGTAGATGATTCGGattgttctgaaaattcttctgaTTGTGCTGGAGAATCCTCTGCAGAAATAGAACTGTCCGACAACGAGGAAAACTATGGAGAAATTATGGATAGGATACGCGGTAAGAAGAACGCCAAGAATAAGGACTGGGAGACCGAGGCAGAGATGCTATCAGCATTTGATGAGCACCGTGAACTCACCTTGAAAGCTGTATGTGCCCTGTACCGGCAGCAAACTGAGGAAGAACAGGCAGAAAAGGCCACTATTGTGCATAACAAAAGGGGATTTAGCCAGATTGATGCGCCAAG GGGTTCTCGCGTAGCGCAGTTTCTTCTGGATGGCGATGCTTTTGGGCCTCTTAAGAAGACTGCACAGGACCTAAAAAAGTATGACCGATACGGTCTTCAGTTCTGTCACAAGATGGCTTTTCGTTACTCAAAGCAGTTGTTCGCAATATATCAGAGCAAGGAGGATCCCTACTTTCCATGA